In a genomic window of Glycine max cultivar Williams 82 chromosome 13, Glycine_max_v4.0, whole genome shotgun sequence:
- the LOC100796589 gene encoding uncharacterized protein, translated as MEETSWEQRVQALTHILTSPTTTPSLHSQFFIATQIPCYLNWDYPPFLCSSNPQLLKTWLRSFFLKRVLGNAPPQTSWRSKCPFHQPPPLILTEGVEEAQWEPQQRRAYVRKRMARKLRRNVNPFLPVLLPNLLLLSFMFWNPLDSQD; from the coding sequence ATGGAAGAAACATCGTGGGAACAGAGGGTGCAAGCCTTAACCCACATCCTAACAAGCCCCACAACCACCCCATCCCTCCACTCTCAATTCTTCATCGCCACTCAAATCCCCTGCTATCTCAACTGGGACTACCCTCCATTCCTCTGTTCTTCCAACCCTCAGCTTCTCAAAACATGGCTACGCTCATTCTTCCTCAAAAGGGTATTGGGAAACGCACCTCCTCAAACCTCTTGGAGATCCAAGTGCCCCTTCCACCAACCCCCACCACTGATTCTCACAGAGGGAGTCGAAGAAGCGCAGTGGGAACCCCAACAAAGAAGGGCTTATGTTAGGAAAAGAATGGCTAGGAAACTTCGCAGAAATGTTAACCCTTTTTTACCAGTTCTATTACCCAATCTTTTGTTGTTGTCCTTTATGTTTTGGAACCCGCTTGACTCTCAAGATTGA
- the LOC100795179 gene encoding uncharacterized protein LOC100795179 precursor: protein MALALLLPVLLLLPTSLSVSAQTQPNYHYASQISQINLKIAHLESVLEESNTRLKERDAHLEECERRMNELSEKIHHLHSTLSAMKADSLHSERQYTALEEEVQLLWHTLRRNNFDLHILESKAQDAEEKLEELTSRVEKMGDIVNEQWIQVQHLEQALHITKMRTLKAQRLTSVTRCTFMKFINVLLDDLRALHSYVFGERTIVSSLISQTLDQLKRCSSLTKKYHHQLQGFIKDLMERNELTASIANDELVFFLASALITFPLMSAWMLLSS, encoded by the exons ATGGCGTTGGCGCTGCTTCTTcctgttcttcttcttcttcccactTCGCTTTCTGTTTCTGCTCAAACTCAACCAAACTACCACTACGCCTCCCAAATCAGCCAAATCAACCTCAAAATCGCTCACTTAG AATCGGTTCTTGAAGAAAGTAACACAAGATTAAAGGAAAGGGATGCGCACCTGGAAGAGTGTGAGAGGCGAATGAATGAATTATCGGAAAAAATTCACCATCTGCATTCTACTCTCTCTGCAATGAAG GCTGATTCATTGCATTCTGAGAGACAGTATACAGCTCTGGAGGAAGAG GTACAACTTCTTTGGCATACCTTGAGAAGGAACAACTTTGATCTTCATATTTTGGAATCTAAAGCACAAGATGCTGAAGAGAAACTGGAAGAGCTTACCTCAAGAGTTGAAAAG ATGGGTGACATTGTGAATGAACAGTGGATTCAAGTTCAGCATCTTGAGCAGGCTCTTCACATTAccaaa ATGAGGACTTTAAAGGCTCAAAGGCTAACAAGTGTAACAAGATGCACATTCATGAAG TTTATCAACGTCCTTCTTGATGATCTTCGGGCACTTCATTCATATGTATTTGGTGAAAGGACTATAGTCAGTTCACTCATCTCACAGACTTTGGATCAGTTGAAGAGATGCTCTTCATTGACCAAAAAATATCACCATCAG CTTCAAGGTTTTATCAAAGATCTGATGGAGAGAAATGAATTGACTGCGTCTATTGCAAATGATGAATTAGTCTTCTTCCTG GCTTCTGCTCTAATCACCTTTCCATTAATGAGTGCCTGGATGTTGCTCTCTTCATAA